One window from the genome of Flavobacterium agricola encodes:
- a CDS encoding helix-turn-helix domain-containing protein: protein MKNIDFTKLKHNENTIENQKHFDANQPKFSNQCKIVYDALLRGERLTTAYALIHYGIGDLRRRVKDLKDNFNIPVESREIKGRFKEYYLPINTN from the coding sequence ATGAAAAATATCGATTTTACTAAGCTAAAGCATAACGAGAATACTATTGAAAATCAAAAGCATTTTGATGCGAATCAACCCAAGTTTTCAAACCAATGCAAGATCGTCTACGATGCCCTTTTACGAGGAGAAAGATTAACTACTGCATATGCATTAATTCATTACGGAATAGGGGATTTAAGACGTAGAGTTAAAGATTTGAAAGACAACTTTAATATTCCTGTTGAAAGTAGAGAAATTAAAGGCCGGTTTAAAGAATATTACTTACCAATCAACACTAATTAA
- a CDS encoding helix-turn-helix domain-containing protein, with translation MNQIQIIQVTPEQLKQVVQDAVKIELEQYLKNPEPQKEDELLTREETAELLKVSLATLDRWSKNGKMQPLKIQHKVYFKKSDIEKALKPVLR, from the coding sequence ATGAATCAAATACAGATCATACAAGTAACTCCTGAGCAGCTTAAACAAGTTGTTCAGGATGCTGTAAAAATCGAACTGGAGCAGTATTTAAAAAATCCGGAACCACAAAAAGAAGATGAATTGCTGACACGAGAAGAAACGGCAGAACTTTTAAAAGTGAGTTTGGCAACACTTGATCGTTGGTCCAAGAATGGTAAGATGCAGCCTTTAAAAATTCAGCATAAAGTGTACTTCAAGAAGTCTGATATAGAAAAGGCGTTGAAGCCTGTTTTAAGGTAG